One window from the genome of Dermacentor silvarum isolate Dsil-2018 chromosome 5, BIME_Dsil_1.4, whole genome shotgun sequence encodes:
- the LOC125945426 gene encoding uncharacterized protein LOC125945426: MSQAAKAAHVECAVDTRRAPDRGSSERNLLYIKCTKEGGARCKLLDHRRELNKVLLSAGLEVREDRLGQSRGDVHIAVIQSSTCAYVLYGSGEDSRKAKALDLVEHLLVQHHCITAMEFNRNFMHRPSLLQVAKFNLSLKSVTVCGRFVTPGEAAFMFKVIKSLSPLKKLAFKVCKFENNTGDMMRFFGSSYLLGMNFLTTLDVAEVIIPVSEAYRLIQALVQNKSITDLAVGASVCNYRDEASIALFPRYLGQENCMLRKLKLKSAIFVNGFLFLEELINAFCKMKFLEELIADIVVMNASFVHTVALFAEVVTRSATLRRLRLPWTSYPCHVSFCIPNDMLPDPEAAQCMKPWLEALRKPHSLLKKLCIDLRGFGEAECHDFFNAIADSASVMSVVVHFLPNIDGLDRVCATIENRGLKDRVVIKGHYTHMTAKQLQECPLISSASIRECHVLRRQYLGVQPVISALGVVSSCAHITSLRVDCSDFDRNDFSALAAYISGPSALTDVDIDLSHIHDNLTAQGKRYVQSELVSALASNLKLVRVSVTGAQLSHYDYSVLADGANKSISITDFTLTPGCTSAAIHDAMHREVRSCPLHMTESFTGASDAKNNALADILEATTKNASAVLDAAHFVLGEQDGVDSARAIELLHDHPRVLQRVMERADVTKAEAKKMINRAWLRVHRCSLDEFMRMSGVIKERMECIGHPGTRLQLADLSHYCLLHIRSFLKIADVLQD, encoded by the exons ATGTCTCAAGCGGCGAAAGCGGCGCATGTGGAATGTGCAGTCGACACCAGACGTGCACCAGACAGAGGCAGCTCCGAACGGAACTTGCTGTACATAAAATGCACAAAGGAGGGCGGTGCGAGATGTAAATTACTGGATCACCGACGTGAGTTGAACAAAGTCCTTCTCAGCGCTGGCTTGGAGGTTCGTGAAGATAGGCTAGGGCAGAGCAGAGGTGATGTCCACATTGCGGTCATCCAGTCAAGCACTTGCGCGTATGTATTGTACGGTTCCGGAGAAGACTCGCGCAAAGCGAAGGCACTGGACCTTGTTGAACATCTACTCGTCCAGCACCACTGCATCACAGCGATGGAATTCAACCGCAACTTCATGCATCGCCCTTCGTTGCTCCAAGTAGCAAAATTCAACCTCTCTTTGAAAAGCGTTACTGTCTGTGGGAGATTCGTTACACCTGGCGAGGCAGCTTTCATGTTCAAGGTGATCAAATCACTCTCACCGCTCAAGAAACTCGCCTTCAAGGTTTGCAAGTTCGAGAATAATACGGGAGATATGATGCGCTTCTTTGGGAGCTCATATCTCCTAGGCATGAATTTTTTGACGACCCTTGACGTGGCAGAGGTTATAATACCCGTTAGTGAGGCGTATCGGCTAATCCAGGCGCTCGTTCAAAACAAAAGCATCACAGACCTCGCCGTTGGAGCAAGCGTGTGCAACTATCGCGACGAAGCTTCCATCGCACTCTTCCCTAGATACCTCGGCCAAGAAAACTGTATGCTGCGGAAACTCAAGCTCAAATCAGCCATTTTTGTTAACGGCTTCTTATTCCTGGAGGAACTGATCAATGCGTTCTGCAAGATGAAGTTTTTGGAGGAGCTTATTGCGGACATTGTTGTGATGAACGCATCCTT CGTTCACACAGTTGCCCTATTCGCCGAAGTGGTCACTCGGagcgccacactacgccgactgAGGCTACCTTGGACGAGCTATCCATGTCACGTGTCATTCTGCATTCCAAATGACATGCTCCCAGATCCGGAAGCAGCGCAATGCATGAAGCCCTGGCTCGAAGCCCTACGGAAGCCACACTCCCTGCTCAAAAAGCTGTGCATCGACTTGAGGGGCTTCGGCGAAGCTGAGTGCCACGACTTCTTCAATGCGATCGCTGACAGCGCCTCTGTGATGTCGGTGGTCGTCCACTTCTTGCCCAACATTGACGGGCTCGACAGAGTGTGCGCAACGATCGAAAATCGAGGCCTGAAGGATCGAGTGGTCATCAAGGGGCATTACACGCACATGACCGCAAAGCAGCTGCAGGAGTGCCCGCTAATCAGCAGCGCAAGCATCAGAGAGTGTCATGTTCTTCGCCGCCAATACCTTGGCGTGCAGCCAGTTATCTCAGCTTTAGGCGTGGTCAGTAGCTGCGCTCACATAACGTCACTGCGTGTTGACTGTTCTGACTTCGATCGCAATGATTTCTCCGCGTTGGCAGCATATATAAGTGGCCCGTCCGCATTAACTGATGTGGACATAGACCTGAGTCACATTCATGACAATCTGACAGCACAGGGGAAGCGGTACGTGCAGTCGGAACTTGTGTCAGCACTGGCCTCTAACCTCAAACTAGTCAGAGTCTCCGTCACAGGAGCGCAGTTGTCACACTACGACTACAGTGTGCTGGCGGATGGCGCTAACAAGAGCATCAGTATCACCGATTTCACCCTGACGCCTGGCTGCACTTCAGCTGCCATACATGACGCAATGCATCGAGAAGTGCGCAGCTGCCCGTTGCACATGACCGAGTCGTTTACGGGAGCATCCGACGCCAAGAACAACGCTCTGGCAGACATCTTG GAAGCCACCACAAAGAATGCCTCTGCCGTCTTGGACGCTGCTCATTTCGTGCTGGGCGAGCAAGATGGCGTCGATAGCGCGCGTGCTATCGAGCTGTTGCACGACCACCCACGTGTCCTCCAAAGGGTGATGGAACGTGCTGACGTCACTAAGGCCGAAGCCAAGAAGATGATCAACAGAGCCTGGCTTCGTGTCCACCGCTGTAGCCTCGACGAGTTTATGAGAATGAGCGGCGTCATCAAGGAGAGGATGGAGTGCATCGGTCATCCGGGTACCAGGCTTCAACTCGCCGACCTAAGTCACTACTGCTTGCTCCACATCCGCAGTTTTCTGAAGATAGCAGACGTTCTGCAAGATTGA